In the Maribacter sp. MJ134 genome, one interval contains:
- a CDS encoding glutaminase, which translates to MPDFQKSIDSIYKEVLESPDSGTVASYIPELASVESSKFGIHLIDTNQHNYAAGDSGEKFSVQSISKVLTLSMALGRIGEKIWRRVDVEPSGDPFNHLSLLEQENGIPRNPLINAGAIVIADILVTELENPKEDFLTYVRNLADDTSISYDEKVALSEKETGFKNYAAANLLKSYGNLKNDVEDVLDFYFHQCSLSMSCKQLCDTFYLFMNRGRCKRDIGYLDINQIKRINALMLTCGFYDEAGEFAFEVGLPGKSGVGGGIVALLPNEFCVATWSPGLNKKGNSARGMQALERLTTMTELSIF; encoded by the coding sequence ATGCCAGATTTTCAAAAAAGCATTGATAGCATCTACAAGGAAGTACTCGAGAGTCCGGATAGTGGTACCGTGGCTTCTTATATTCCAGAATTAGCGTCTGTAGAAAGTTCCAAATTCGGGATTCATCTTATTGATACCAATCAGCATAACTATGCCGCTGGTGATTCTGGAGAAAAATTTTCTGTACAAAGTATTTCAAAAGTTCTTACGCTTTCCATGGCTTTAGGACGAATTGGCGAAAAGATTTGGAGGCGAGTGGACGTAGAACCTTCTGGGGACCCATTTAACCACCTTTCTCTTTTAGAGCAGGAAAATGGAATTCCTAGAAATCCATTAATTAATGCCGGAGCCATCGTCATCGCTGATATTCTAGTTACCGAACTAGAAAATCCGAAGGAGGATTTCTTGACTTATGTTAGAAATTTGGCGGATGACACCAGTATTTCCTATGATGAAAAAGTAGCCTTATCCGAGAAAGAAACAGGTTTCAAAAATTATGCGGCGGCCAACCTTTTAAAATCCTACGGCAACCTTAAAAATGATGTTGAAGATGTTTTGGATTTTTATTTTCACCAGTGTTCCTTGAGCATGAGTTGCAAACAACTTTGTGATACGTTCTATCTTTTTATGAACAGGGGAAGATGTAAAAGAGATATTGGTTATCTGGATATTAATCAGATAAAGCGTATTAATGCGCTAATGCTCACCTGTGGGTTCTACGATGAAGCCGGCGAATTTGCCTTCGAGGTAGGCCTACCTGGGAAAAGTGGTGTAGGTGGCGGTATCGTTGCCCTACTTCCCAATGAATTCTGTGTAGCAACATGGTCTCCAGGTCTTAACAAGAAAGGGAATTCTGCACGCGGTATGCAAGCGCTAGAACGTTTAACTACGATGACCGAATTATCAATATTCTAG
- a CDS encoding YebC/PmpR family DNA-binding transcriptional regulator, with product MGRAFEFRKARKMKRWAAMSKAFTRIGKDIVMAVKDGGPDPDSNARLRAVIQNAKAVNMPKDNVERAIKRASDKSLGDYKEVLFEGYAPHGIAILVETATDNNTRTVANVRSYFNKCNGSLGTSGSVEFMFDHTCNFRIPAEGIDPEELELEMIDYGAEEVFVDEDGILIYAPFESFGAIQKELENREIEILSSGFERIPQVTKALTEEQAADVEKLLEKIEEDDDVQNVYHTMQE from the coding sequence ATGGGAAGAGCTTTTGAATTCAGAAAAGCAAGGAAAATGAAGCGATGGGCAGCCATGTCCAAAGCGTTTACACGTATAGGCAAAGACATTGTCATGGCCGTAAAAGACGGAGGTCCGGACCCGGATTCCAATGCCAGATTACGAGCGGTCATACAGAACGCCAAGGCTGTAAACATGCCTAAAGACAATGTGGAACGAGCCATAAAAAGAGCAAGTGATAAAAGTCTTGGCGATTACAAAGAAGTACTATTCGAGGGTTATGCGCCCCATGGTATTGCCATACTTGTAGAAACCGCAACGGATAATAATACTCGCACGGTTGCGAATGTACGTAGCTATTTTAATAAATGTAACGGTAGCCTTGGAACATCCGGTTCTGTTGAGTTTATGTTTGACCATACCTGCAATTTTAGAATTCCCGCAGAAGGTATTGACCCGGAAGAACTGGAGCTTGAGATGATAGATTACGGTGCCGAGGAAGTTTTTGTGGATGAAGACGGCATACTTATCTATGCTCCTTTTGAAAGTTTTGGTGCCATACAGAAAGAATTAGAAAACCGTGAAATAGAAATACTCTCCTCCGGTTTTGAACGTATTCCTCAAGTTACCAAAGCACTTACCGAGGAACAAGCCGCCGATGTAGAAAAACTTCTAGAGAAAATCGAAGAGGACGACGATGTGCAGAACGTCTATCACACTATGCAGGAGTAA
- the thrA gene encoding bifunctional aspartate kinase/homoserine dehydrogenase I — MKVLKFGGSSVASPENIIKIKDIISRYDDRTIIVVSAFGGVTDDLIAAGKLAENQDDSYKKILEKIEIRHLAAIKALLPIEEQSKVLSSVKKELNVLETLLDGAFSIGELTHKLSDKIVSYGELLSSFIISEYLISQGINCAYKDSRDLIITTNRNDRTTVNTEKTTANCRAYFGDSTHEVIVCPGFISKSENGDATTLGRGGSDYTAALYAAAIDAEILEIWTDVSGMYTANPKMVKQAKPIAHISYEEAMELSHFGAKVLYPPTIQPVLSKGISIRIKNTFLPEAEGTLITKSKNEKGKTVRGISHISNMALLSLEGPGMVGIPGISKQFFEVLSQANISVVLITQASSEHSICIGISADDVSKAVAIVNEAFAFQIGRGRIKPVIPETNLAIVALVGDNMKNHQGLSGKMFSTLGRNNVNIRVIAQGASEKNISCVIEEKDVKKALNALHEEFFEENIKQLNLFVMGVGNVGAKFLNQVRQQKKYLKENLKLNIRVIGISNSRTMVFNENGISLKNWETELSNGEQANKSTFFDTVNTLNYRNSIFVDNTASDEVAGTYDMYLGNSISVVTCNKIACSSEYENYSHLKELARTYNAPFLFETNVGAGLPIIDTLKHLIVSGDKILKIQAVLSGSLNFVFNNFNDTTTFHDIVKQAQEEGYTEPDPKIDLSGVDVMRKILILARESGYRLEISDIKNESFLPQESLNTDNNEDFFTSLKKHEADFQKMYNEAATKGAKLKYVAQFEDGKASVGLQQIPKGHDFYNLEGSDNIVLFYTERYPDQPMIIKGAGAGADVTASGIFADIIRIGNF; from the coding sequence ATGAAAGTATTAAAGTTTGGCGGCTCTTCAGTTGCCAGCCCTGAAAACATAATAAAGATCAAAGATATCATCTCTCGATATGATGATAGAACAATCATTGTAGTCTCCGCCTTTGGGGGCGTTACAGATGATTTGATAGCAGCTGGGAAATTAGCTGAAAATCAGGATGATTCCTATAAAAAAATCTTAGAAAAAATTGAAATTCGGCATTTGGCCGCAATCAAAGCGCTATTGCCAATTGAAGAGCAAAGTAAAGTCTTAAGTAGTGTTAAAAAGGAGCTTAATGTTCTAGAAACGCTATTGGACGGTGCTTTTTCCATTGGAGAACTAACGCACAAACTCTCCGACAAAATAGTTTCTTACGGAGAATTGTTATCCTCTTTTATCATAAGTGAATATCTTATAAGTCAAGGAATTAACTGCGCGTATAAAGATAGTAGAGACCTTATCATAACTACAAATAGAAACGATAGAACAACGGTAAACACTGAGAAAACAACTGCAAACTGTAGGGCTTATTTTGGTGATTCTACGCATGAGGTAATCGTTTGCCCAGGTTTTATATCTAAATCAGAAAATGGAGATGCTACGACCTTGGGAAGAGGCGGTTCTGATTATACGGCAGCTTTATATGCGGCAGCTATAGATGCCGAAATATTAGAAATTTGGACGGACGTTAGTGGCATGTATACCGCAAATCCAAAAATGGTAAAACAAGCTAAGCCCATTGCTCATATATCCTATGAGGAAGCCATGGAACTATCTCATTTTGGAGCTAAGGTATTGTACCCGCCGACCATACAACCTGTATTGTCCAAAGGTATTTCTATACGCATAAAGAATACATTTCTCCCGGAGGCCGAGGGAACCTTAATCACAAAATCCAAGAACGAAAAAGGCAAGACCGTTCGAGGAATAAGCCACATAAGCAATATGGCTCTATTGTCTTTGGAAGGTCCTGGAATGGTTGGTATTCCAGGTATATCCAAACAGTTTTTTGAAGTACTGTCACAGGCCAATATAAGTGTGGTCCTTATCACACAGGCCTCATCAGAGCATTCTATCTGTATAGGAATTTCGGCAGATGATGTAAGCAAAGCGGTGGCTATCGTGAATGAGGCTTTTGCCTTTCAGATAGGAAGAGGCCGTATAAAACCGGTAATTCCTGAAACAAATTTGGCCATTGTTGCCCTAGTTGGGGACAATATGAAAAATCATCAAGGGCTTAGCGGTAAAATGTTCAGCACACTTGGGAGAAACAACGTAAACATTAGGGTTATCGCCCAAGGAGCATCGGAGAAAAACATCTCATGTGTTATCGAGGAGAAGGACGTTAAGAAAGCATTGAATGCCTTGCACGAAGAATTTTTTGAAGAGAATATTAAGCAGTTGAATCTCTTTGTCATGGGTGTTGGTAATGTAGGCGCTAAGTTCTTAAACCAAGTCAGGCAACAAAAAAAGTATTTAAAGGAGAACTTAAAACTCAACATAAGGGTCATTGGTATCTCCAATTCTAGAACAATGGTTTTTAATGAGAACGGCATTTCATTAAAAAACTGGGAAACGGAATTGTCAAATGGAGAACAAGCGAATAAATCCACGTTTTTTGATACGGTGAATACACTTAACTATAGGAATAGCATTTTTGTTGATAATACCGCTAGTGATGAAGTAGCCGGCACGTATGACATGTATCTAGGAAATAGTATTTCTGTAGTGACCTGTAATAAAATTGCTTGTTCTTCGGAGTATGAAAATTATAGCCATCTAAAAGAACTGGCGCGTACTTACAACGCCCCGTTCTTATTCGAAACCAATGTTGGGGCGGGACTTCCAATTATAGACACTTTAAAACACTTGATAGTTTCTGGAGATAAAATTCTAAAAATACAGGCGGTGCTTTCTGGAAGCCTAAACTTTGTATTCAACAATTTTAATGATACTACGACCTTTCATGATATTGTGAAACAAGCTCAGGAAGAGGGATATACGGAGCCCGATCCAAAAATAGATTTAAGTGGTGTAGACGTTATGCGAAAAATTCTGATTCTTGCTCGCGAAAGCGGATATCGACTGGAAATATCAGATATAAAGAACGAATCCTTCCTTCCGCAGGAGAGTTTGAACACCGACAACAATGAGGATTTTTTCACCTCGCTAAAGAAGCACGAAGCAGATTTTCAGAAAATGTATAATGAGGCTGCCACCAAAGGAGCCAAACTTAAATACGTAGCACAATTTGAAGATGGAAAAGCTAGCGTGGGGCTTCAACAAATTCCTAAGGGTCACGATTTTTACAACTTGGAAGGTAGCGACAATATAGTCCTATTTTACACAGAAAGATATCCAGACCAGCCCATGATCATTAAAGGTGCTGGAGCTGGAGCAGATGTTACGGCATCCGGTATATTTGCAGATATTATTAGAATCGGTAATTTCTAA
- the gcvT gene encoding glycine cleavage system aminomethyltransferase GcvT codes for MKNTALSKTHESLGAKMVPFAGYNMPVSYEGVNAEHETVRKGVGVFDVSHMGEFLISGPQALNLIQKVTSNDASKLTIGRAQYSCLPNETGGIVDDLIVYKIKEEQYLLVVNASNIEKDWNHISKYNTEFNADMRDISEDYSLLAIQGPRAVEAMQSLSSVDLADIKFYNFKVADFAGVEHVIISATGYTGSGGFEIYCKNTDVKQVWDKVFEAGAEFGIKPIGLAARDTLRLEMGYCLYGNDINDTTSPFEAGLGWITKFTKDFVNSEALAKEKAHGPERKLIAFELDERGIPRHDYDIVDGQGKKIGMVTSGTMSPSLGKGIGLGYVPIVFSEIGSKIQIQIRKKAVPATVVKLPFYKS; via the coding sequence ATGAAAAACACAGCTCTTTCCAAAACTCATGAGTCCCTTGGTGCAAAAATGGTGCCTTTTGCGGGTTATAACATGCCTGTTTCTTATGAAGGTGTAAACGCCGAACATGAAACCGTACGCAAAGGTGTTGGTGTTTTTGATGTTTCGCATATGGGCGAGTTTTTGATATCAGGACCCCAAGCGCTAAACCTCATTCAGAAGGTTACATCTAATGACGCTTCCAAACTCACTATTGGCAGGGCCCAGTATAGCTGTCTGCCTAATGAGACTGGCGGAATTGTAGATGACCTCATTGTCTATAAAATTAAAGAAGAGCAATATTTACTGGTGGTAAATGCCTCGAATATTGAAAAGGACTGGAACCACATATCAAAATATAATACGGAATTCAACGCTGACATGCGTGATATTTCAGAAGATTACTCGCTATTGGCCATTCAAGGACCAAGAGCGGTTGAAGCAATGCAGTCCTTATCCTCGGTGGATTTGGCAGATATCAAATTTTACAATTTCAAAGTGGCGGATTTTGCCGGTGTTGAACACGTGATCATTTCAGCAACCGGATATACGGGTTCTGGTGGTTTTGAAATTTACTGTAAGAATACGGATGTAAAGCAAGTTTGGGACAAGGTATTTGAAGCTGGTGCCGAGTTCGGGATAAAGCCGATAGGACTAGCGGCGCGGGACACCCTACGCTTGGAAATGGGGTACTGCCTATACGGAAATGACATCAATGATACTACTTCGCCCTTTGAGGCGGGACTCGGTTGGATTACTAAATTCACGAAGGATTTTGTAAATAGCGAGGCACTTGCCAAAGAAAAAGCGCATGGCCCAGAGCGCAAGTTAATTGCTTTCGAATTGGACGAAAGAGGAATTCCACGTCATGACTATGATATTGTCGACGGTCAAGGAAAAAAAATCGGTATGGTCACTTCGGGTACCATGTCCCCGTCATTGGGTAAAGGTATCGGTTTGGGGTATGTACCAATTGTCTTTTCTGAAATCGGTAGTAAAATTCAGATACAGATACGAAAAAAGGCTGTTCCGGCTACAGTCGTTAAATTACCTTTTTATAAAAGTTAG
- the thrC gene encoding threonine synthase has translation MKYYSLHKEAPEVTFEEAVVNGIAPDRGLYFPESITPLPDSFFKHIQDLSDQEIAFNAIHQFVSEVIPNEKLKEILANVLDFEFPLVEIEEDVAVLELFHGPTMAFKDVGARFMANCLGYFSKENNDVTVLVATSGDTGGAVANGFLGVKGVKVVILYPSGKVSDIQERQLTTLGQNITALEVDGTFDDCQKMVKTAFLDQQLLEHMQLTSANSINVARWLPQLFYFLFAYKQAKSKGKEIVFSVPSGNFGNICAGIVAQKLGMPVKHFIAATNINDTVPEFMKTGNYNPKPSSATISNAMDVGDPSNFIRIRHLFQNDLELLRRHLSSYSFNDTRTRETLLKIYKETGYVADPHGAVGYLGLKKYQDNFPDTYGIFLETAHPVKFLDVVEETVSKKLEIPVQIQKVMDKEKESISISSYEQLKQFLLNP, from the coding sequence ATGAAATATTATAGTTTACATAAAGAAGCTCCGGAAGTTACCTTTGAAGAAGCCGTAGTTAATGGAATTGCCCCTGATCGTGGCTTATATTTTCCAGAAAGTATAACTCCCTTACCCGACTCCTTCTTTAAACATATCCAAGATTTATCCGACCAAGAAATAGCATTTAATGCCATACATCAATTCGTAAGTGAGGTCATCCCCAATGAAAAATTGAAGGAAATTCTTGCTAATGTGCTTGATTTTGAATTCCCGTTGGTTGAAATCGAAGAGGATGTGGCTGTGTTAGAATTATTTCATGGTCCCACTATGGCTTTTAAAGATGTTGGTGCACGCTTTATGGCCAATTGTCTTGGATACTTCTCAAAAGAAAATAATGATGTAACTGTTTTAGTAGCGACATCCGGAGATACCGGAGGTGCAGTAGCAAATGGATTTTTAGGCGTAAAAGGTGTTAAGGTTGTAATTCTTTACCCTAGCGGGAAAGTGAGCGATATTCAAGAAAGACAGCTCACTACTTTAGGACAGAACATTACCGCCCTTGAAGTTGACGGTACCTTTGACGACTGTCAAAAGATGGTTAAAACCGCCTTCTTAGACCAACAACTTTTAGAACATATGCAACTGACCTCCGCCAATTCAATTAACGTAGCGCGTTGGTTACCGCAGTTATTCTATTTTTTGTTCGCTTACAAACAGGCCAAGTCAAAGGGTAAAGAAATTGTTTTTTCTGTACCTAGCGGAAATTTTGGTAATATCTGTGCCGGCATTGTAGCGCAAAAACTGGGAATGCCGGTAAAACACTTTATTGCGGCAACAAATATCAATGACACGGTTCCTGAATTCATGAAGACAGGAAACTATAATCCAAAACCTTCTTCCGCGACCATATCTAACGCCATGGATGTGGGCGATCCCAGTAATTTTATCCGTATTCGTCATTTGTTCCAGAACGATTTAGAACTATTGAGAAGGCACCTCTCCTCCTACTCTTTTAACGATACCAGAACGCGAGAGACACTATTGAAAATTTATAAAGAGACAGGATATGTTGCAGATCCCCACGGGGCTGTGGGCTATTTGGGTCTTAAAAAATACCAAGATAATTTCCCTGATACGTACGGTATATTTCTAGAAACGGCACATCCGGTTAAATTTTTGGATGTAGTTGAAGAAACTGTGTCCAAGAAATTAGAAATTCCGGTACAAATTCAAAAAGTAATGGATAAAGAAAAAGAATCTATATCTATTAGCTCTTACGAACAACTAAAACAATTCCTACTAAATCCTTAA
- a CDS encoding homoserine kinase codes for MESIKVFCPATIANISCGFDVLGTALDAVGDEMIVRKTNQKGVRITKLEGQDLPMETLQNVAGVAGLAFLTASDYTGGFDIEIYKKIKAGSGIGSSAASSAGAVWAMNTLLGNPFTTLELVKFAMEGERLASGVAHADNVAPALYGGFTLVRSYNPLDVIEIPSPEELYATVIHPQIEIKTSDSRKILKTTLSLEDGIKQWGNLGGLIAGLFKEDYALIGRSLEDHIVEPIRSILIPGFDTIKAISIENGALGCGISGSGPSIFSFSKGEENAKNVARAMREVYDKIGIDYDVHISKINREGIKVIA; via the coding sequence ATGGAATCGATAAAAGTATTTTGCCCGGCCACCATTGCTAATATCTCTTGTGGATTTGATGTTCTAGGTACGGCCTTAGATGCTGTTGGTGATGAGATGATTGTTCGTAAAACCAATCAAAAAGGCGTACGTATCACAAAATTGGAAGGTCAAGACCTCCCTATGGAAACCCTTCAAAATGTGGCCGGTGTTGCAGGCTTGGCGTTCTTAACAGCCAGTGATTATACTGGTGGTTTCGATATAGAGATTTACAAAAAAATTAAGGCAGGTAGCGGAATAGGCAGTAGTGCCGCTAGTTCGGCAGGAGCGGTTTGGGCAATGAACACATTGCTAGGCAATCCCTTTACAACATTAGAACTGGTAAAGTTTGCTATGGAGGGTGAGCGGTTGGCAAGTGGTGTAGCCCATGCCGATAATGTTGCCCCTGCGCTGTACGGAGGTTTTACACTTGTGCGAAGTTACAACCCCCTAGACGTCATAGAAATTCCCAGTCCCGAGGAACTGTACGCAACGGTAATACATCCTCAAATAGAAATAAAGACCTCAGACTCTAGAAAAATTTTAAAAACGACCCTAAGTCTTGAGGACGGTATTAAGCAATGGGGTAACTTGGGTGGACTGATTGCTGGTCTCTTCAAGGAAGACTATGCATTAATAGGACGTTCATTGGAAGACCATATCGTTGAACCCATACGGTCTATACTAATTCCCGGCTTTGATACCATCAAAGCTATTTCCATTGAAAATGGTGCTTTAGGTTGTGGTATTTCGGGTTCGGGTCCATCTATTTTTTCCTTTAGCAAAGGTGAGGAGAATGCCAAAAATGTTGCACGGGCAATGCGGGAGGTGTATGACAAAATCGGGATAGATTATGACGTTCATATATCAAAAATCAATAGGGAAGGAATTAAGGTGATAGCGTAA
- a CDS encoding 4a-hydroxytetrahydrobiopterin dehydratase translates to MEKFTDKQIADYLGQLEGWEYVDGAIETTFEFKDFKEAFSVMTRIAFECEAQGHHPDWSNVYKTVNIRLNTHDANGVTEKDFALARSIEDIIESD, encoded by the coding sequence ATGGAAAAATTTACTGACAAACAAATAGCAGACTACCTAGGCCAACTTGAAGGTTGGGAATATGTTGATGGGGCCATTGAGACTACCTTTGAGTTTAAGGACTTTAAAGAAGCGTTCTCCGTCATGACTAGAATAGCTTTTGAATGTGAAGCACAAGGACATCATCCAGATTGGAGCAACGTCTATAAAACGGTAAACATAAGGCTCAATACCCATGATGCAAATGGTGTAACGGAGAAAGACTTTGCTTTGGCCAGAAGTATTGAAGATATTATTGAAAGTGATTAG
- a CDS encoding aminopeptidase P N-terminal domain-containing protein — protein sequence MLKNIIVSVFLLLFATQMQGQDTPKDFLFANFHKQRREQVREMMPPNCAVVLFANAERNRANDVDYVYHQDPDFYYLTGYKEPNAVLVLFSETQTGVDGVTFNELIYVQERDPKAEQWNGKRLGVAGTKEQLGFEMAFNGSEFSSIPVDFTSFDKVSFFDFKNDYRDKDGKEDLFDLIKTFKMKSNYPADYDAKKQQLYTMITSTSVENSANVAQTLGRYLNYYSDLKEDKLLSGYVNAADESLRDEIKEKVLMVQKSSNLDSSIISEIMSTLRETKTEEEMVLLKKAIEISAVGQIEVMKAMHPNMSETEIQGVHEYVYKKYGAEYEGYPSIVGGGNNGCILHYIENNKTKVGDDLVLMDLGAEYHGYTADVTRTIPANGKFTTAQKQIYDIVYDAQEAGIRASVVGAPFQAPGKASSEVVTNGLLKLGIIKEASEARTYFPHGTSHYLGLDVHDKGTYGPFKPNTVITVEPGIYIPEGSDCDKKWWGIAVRIEDDILITADGPVNLSAMAPRTTAAIEEMMKQPSPLDDFKLPALD from the coding sequence ATGCTTAAAAATATTATTGTTTCGGTGTTTCTTTTATTGTTTGCAACCCAAATGCAAGGGCAGGACACGCCCAAAGACTTTCTTTTTGCTAATTTCCATAAGCAGCGTAGGGAGCAAGTTCGTGAAATGATGCCGCCCAATTGCGCCGTGGTTCTCTTTGCCAATGCAGAGCGAAATAGGGCCAATGATGTGGATTATGTTTATCACCAAGACCCTGACTTCTATTACTTGACAGGGTACAAGGAGCCCAATGCTGTTTTGGTTTTGTTTTCCGAAACGCAAACGGGCGTTGACGGCGTTACATTTAATGAACTTATTTATGTTCAAGAGCGAGACCCTAAAGCAGAACAATGGAACGGTAAAAGGCTCGGGGTGGCCGGAACCAAAGAACAACTTGGTTTCGAAATGGCTTTTAACGGTAGCGAATTTTCCTCTATTCCGGTAGATTTCACTTCATTTGACAAGGTATCTTTTTTCGATTTTAAAAATGATTATAGGGATAAGGATGGAAAGGAAGATTTATTCGACTTGATCAAGACGTTTAAGATGAAGTCAAATTACCCTGCGGACTACGATGCAAAAAAGCAGCAGTTATACACTATGATAACATCAACATCAGTTGAAAACAGCGCTAACGTTGCACAAACTTTAGGGAGGTATTTGAACTACTATTCAGATTTAAAAGAGGATAAGTTATTAAGCGGTTATGTAAATGCTGCGGATGAAAGTCTAAGAGATGAAATTAAGGAGAAAGTTCTGATGGTGCAGAAGTCTAGCAATCTGGATTCTTCTATCATTTCAGAAATTATGAGCACTTTACGAGAAACGAAAACGGAGGAAGAGATGGTGCTTTTGAAAAAGGCTATTGAAATATCCGCAGTGGGGCAGATAGAGGTTATGAAAGCGATGCATCCCAATATGTCAGAAACAGAGATTCAAGGGGTGCATGAATATGTATATAAAAAATATGGAGCGGAATACGAGGGCTATCCTTCAATAGTAGGCGGCGGAAATAACGGTTGTATTTTACATTATATTGAAAATAATAAAACTAAAGTTGGGGATGATTTGGTACTGATGGATTTGGGTGCGGAATACCACGGGTACACCGCTGATGTTACCCGTACCATACCAGCGAACGGAAAGTTTACTACGGCCCAAAAACAAATTTATGATATTGTTTATGACGCTCAGGAAGCGGGGATTAGAGCAAGTGTAGTAGGAGCTCCTTTTCAAGCCCCCGGTAAGGCCTCCAGTGAAGTAGTTACCAATGGCCTCCTTAAATTAGGCATTATAAAAGAAGCTAGTGAAGCCAGAACGTACTTTCCACATGGGACTTCGCATTATTTAGGTCTTGATGTTCATGACAAGGGAACTTATGGTCCTTTTAAGCCAAATACGGTCATAACCGTTGAGCCCGGAATCTATATCCCGGAAGGAAGTGATTGCGATAAGAAATGGTGGGGTATTGCAGTGCGAATCGAAGATGATATACTAATTACTGCTGACGGACCTGTAAATCTTTCCGCTATGGCTCCCCGAACTACGGCTGCCATAGAGGAAATGATGAAACAGCCAAGTCCACTAGATGATTTTAAATTACCGGCTTTGGATTAA
- a CDS encoding sugar nucleotide-binding protein, with protein sequence MENKKVLILGGSGFLGNAIYKELRGYFDTYGTYCHSGRTFESNKQFIQFDLNEDDIFPILERIRPTTIISALRGSFAAQVITHQHIVEYLNKNNCTLYFLSSANVFDAYSKYPSYENDKTLSESVYGRLKIKIENMLLRLPSKKMGILRVPMVFGNSSPRVREMKRQILVNEPVEVFPNLILNVTNDDKLTQQIHYLINRNKTGIYHLGSSDLVHHEDFIKEVLERVGNFNPIIKRVYTTNDDRYLAVLPKSNKLPKNLRFTYQDIIDHHVLN encoded by the coding sequence TTGGAAAACAAAAAAGTCTTAATACTCGGTGGTAGCGGTTTTTTGGGGAATGCCATTTACAAAGAACTGCGTGGCTACTTTGATACTTATGGCACCTATTGCCATTCTGGAAGGACCTTTGAGTCTAATAAGCAGTTTATACAGTTCGACTTGAACGAAGACGATATCTTTCCGATTCTTGAGCGTATTAGGCCTACGACTATTATTTCTGCGTTGCGCGGAAGTTTTGCGGCTCAGGTTATTACCCATCAGCATATTGTGGAATACTTGAACAAAAATAACTGTACACTCTATTTCCTTTCTTCGGCCAATGTTTTTGATGCTTATAGTAAATACCCCTCTTACGAAAATGACAAAACACTTTCCGAAAGCGTCTACGGGCGTTTAAAAATTAAAATAGAGAACATGTTGCTTAGACTCCCATCAAAAAAAATGGGCATATTAAGAGTTCCCATGGTGTTCGGTAATAGTTCTCCTAGGGTAAGGGAAATGAAAAGACAAATATTGGTGAACGAGCCGGTAGAAGTTTTTCCTAATCTAATTTTAAATGTGACCAACGACGATAAGCTTACGCAGCAAATTCATTATCTTATCAACAGAAATAAAACAGGGATTTATCATTTAGGAAGTTCAGATTTGGTACATCACGAAGATTTTATAAAAGAAGTTTTAGAACGTGTGGGAAATTTTAATCCTATCATCAAAAGGGTATACACCACCAATGACGATAGATACTTGGCCGTTCTACCAAAATCCAACAAACTACCTAAAAACCTGAGGTTTACTTACCAAGACATTATAGACCATCATGTTTTAAATTGA